The nucleotide sequence GGTGCAAAATAAGCGCTGCCGGTTTGCATCAGTTCCACAATTTCTGTCCCGCCATTGCGAGTTCGCTCAACGAGGCGTTCAATCGTTGCAGCATCCATCAAATCTGTGATGGGAATTCCCCCAACCGTACAGTAGCGAGGCACCGGCACCATCAGCTTGCCATGATCCCCCAACACTAAAGCGTTGATATCCTGCACCGAAAGGCCCAATTCCATCGCAATAAAGGTCTGAAAACGGGCGGAATCGAGTACCCCTGCCATGCCTATTACCCGGCGTCCCGGCAACCCACTCGCCTGCCAAGCTAAGAAAGTCATGACATCTAGCGGGTTGGTGACGACGATAAAAATGGCATCGGGAGAGTTGGCAACCGCGTTTTTTGTTGCTTCAACAACGATTTTTGCGTTGGTTTTGATTAAGTCGTCCCGACTCATCCCCGGTTTGCGCGGCAAGCCGGCGGTGATCACGACAATGTCACAACCGGCTGTGTCTTTATAATCGTTAGTGCCGGTAATTTGCCGGTCGTGGCGTTCCACCCCTCGCGCTTCCATAAGATCGAGGGCGATACCTTGGGGCATTCCGGCCAAGATATCCAGCAATACCACATCAGCAATGTTTTTTTCAGCAATTCGCTGTGCCAAGGTGCTGCCAACTCTGCCGGCACCAATAACCGCGACACGAGGGCCACTACAAGTAGGTGGAGAGAACGAGGTAGAGGTCATCTTGGGGGGTACTCGCTACAGGTTCAAGGGCTTTAAGAGTAGCCGGTGGTGACTACTTGGTTTTTTGTAACTGATCGAGGCGCAACCAAAAGTTTGGAGTAGGCACTATGCCAAATTTGACGAAGGCATATTCACCGCGAATATCTACAACTTCACCGTCAGTTTCAAACATATAAGGCGGAAAGCG is from Microcoleus sp. FACHB-672 and encodes:
- the mdh gene encoding malate dehydrogenase, translating into MTSTSFSPPTCSGPRVAVIGAGRVGSTLAQRIAEKNIADVVLLDILAGMPQGIALDLMEARGVERHDRQITGTNDYKDTAGCDIVVITAGLPRKPGMSRDDLIKTNAKIVVEATKNAVANSPDAIFIVVTNPLDVMTFLAWQASGLPGRRVIGMAGVLDSARFQTFIAMELGLSVQDINALVLGDHGKLMVPVPRYCTVGGIPITDLMDAATIERLVERTRNGGTEIVELMQTGSAYFAPASSVALMVEAILLNQSRLVTAAAYLEGEYGLRDLFLGVPCRLGCRGVEKVLELPLTENEQTAFKASAESVRQNIDRAKELIASASES
- a CDS encoding NAD(P)H-quinone oxidoreductase subunit O, which gives rise to MPDKKEAAIKRGDLVRAVREKLENSLEAQASDPRFPPYMFETDGEVVDIRGEYAFVKFGIVPTPNFWLRLDQLQKTK